From Ignisphaera sp.:
TTCTATTAAATACAAAGAGGTAGCTCTTAACGCGCTGAAGAGTTCTGAGAGATTTAGTATCAAGAGAGTTCTCTCTGAACTCTATACACCTATTAAGGAGAACAACAGTTCTGTATCTGGGTAGACATGTGGAGATAGATCTAGATAAACTAGCTAGATGGTTAAAGAGAGCGAGATGGTGGCCTAAGGATAGAGAGGTAGTCTCTATCCTGGATCACGAATTCTATAGAGATGGAGAGTACCTCATTCTACTAATTGTTGATGATAATGGATATAGATATTTTGTTCCACTAAAGAAGATGCATAAAGATATCCATGTCTCTGTACCTCTGGAGATCAATGGAGATATCTATGTTGAAGCAGATCTTGTAGAACCTTTTCTATTGAGAGCTAGAAACATTATCGATTGCGAACATCTCTATATTTTACCGAAGTGTATATTCAATAAAGTAGAGCTACTGACCGATTCCTCAAACGTTGTTACGATAGCTTCATCAGATAAAGAAGGATGTAGGATTGTTATGAAAAGCTATAGATTGGTTTCTACAGATAGAATTGAGTTGAAGATAGCTAGATACCTGATGGCTAAAGGTTTTAGATATATACCCAAGATGTATTCTGTATGCAGGTATAGAGGCTACACCATAGGGCTATCTCTAGAGTATGTCGAGGGAGTTAATGGAGGACTACCATTCTATGAATCTCTTCTAAATCTCTTAAGAAGAGGTATAGAGAGCCACATACACGACCTAGACTATTCTGTGGGAAGAACTATTGCAGAACTACATAAAGTGTTTGCGTTAAGTGATGATACCTTCTTCTCTTCAGAACCTTTTACTGTTGAAGATACTGAATTATGGGGGAAAAGACTTGAAGAGATAGCAAATATGCT
This genomic window contains:
- a CDS encoding phosphotransferase: MEIDLDKLARWLKRARWWPKDREVVSILDHEFYRDGEYLILLIVDDNGYRYFVPLKKMHKDIHVSVPLEINGDIYVEADLVEPFLLRARNIIDCEHLYILPKCIFNKVELLTDSSNVVTIASSDKEGCRIVMKSYRLVSTDRIELKIARYLMAKGFRYIPKMYSVCRYRGYTIGLSLEYVEGVNGGLPFYESLLNLLRRGIESHIHDLDYSVGRTIAELHKVFALSDDTFFSSEPFTVEDTELWGKRLEEIANMLLHNLDTLHTEDRVDGFWIEVVDKRIPVWIDRAFNAFAIFSETKKILCHSDLHLGQIVYSGNRGFTIVDFEGEPLFLSRDGYLKSHGFRDIASLIRSLDYILFAGVKEVYGMDIDSIAKKLAKYGWGEARKWRDAHASSILMSYIHNLARESLLETVLGFRSIPRDLYRYITPWYIYRVFYEALYESIYRPHNLPIPLHVLIWDPEDMVMGIGGGI